From Flavobacterium alkalisoli, the proteins below share one genomic window:
- a CDS encoding DUF3822 family protein gives MSQTITTKNYKKLSMQISLNEMSFCCFDTLNQKITDCHSIAFSILKPLEDQLWKAFVNHPELMYDYDEIVVLHDNSLNTFVPTALFDDEFLGSYLQYNTKVFDTDFFAYDTIENYDINNVHVPFMDVNNFLIDRYGSFEYKNTNSILVSKLLDTSRNIDDKQVFVHIQATHFEIIVVRNQKLLLFNSFEYNTPEDFLYYLLFTFEQLQLNPEFIKVSLLGKINEMHPCYEIAYKYIRNVVLFEPFALKEKWDRSMDQTLQHYILFNS, from the coding sequence ATGAGCCAAACCATCACAACAAAAAACTATAAGAAACTTTCGATGCAGATTTCGCTGAACGAAATGTCTTTTTGTTGTTTTGACACCTTGAATCAGAAGATAACAGACTGCCACAGTATTGCATTTTCCATATTAAAACCACTGGAAGACCAGTTATGGAAGGCATTTGTTAACCACCCTGAGTTGATGTATGACTATGATGAGATTGTGGTGCTTCATGACAACAGCCTTAATACCTTTGTTCCTACCGCCCTTTTTGACGACGAATTTTTAGGTAGTTACCTTCAATACAACACAAAGGTTTTTGATACCGACTTTTTTGCCTACGATACTATTGAAAATTACGATATAAACAACGTTCACGTTCCGTTTATGGACGTAAACAACTTTTTAATAGACCGCTACGGCTCTTTTGAATATAAGAATACAAACAGCATACTGGTTTCTAAACTTCTTGACACATCAAGAAATATAGATGACAAGCAGGTTTTTGTGCACATACAGGCCACTCATTTTGAGATTATTGTGGTACGTAACCAAAAACTGTTGCTGTTTAATTCGTTTGAATATAACACCCCGGAAGACTTTCTTTATTACCTCCTGTTTACTTTTGAACAACTACAGCTTAACCCTGAGTTCATAAAAGTTTCATTACTTGGTAAAATAAATGAGATGCATCCGTGTTATGAAATAGCTTATAAATACATAAGAAATGTTGTGTTGTTTGAGCCTTTTGCCCTTAAGGAGAAATGGGACAGAAGCATGGACCAGACACTGCAGCATTATATACTGTTTAACTCATGA
- the rsmD gene encoding 16S rRNA (guanine(966)-N(2))-methyltransferase RsmD, translated as MRIISGKYKGRRITAPKNLPVRPTTDMSKESLFNILNNRIDFDGLKVLDLFSGTGNISYEFGSRGADNITSVDADFGCIKFIKQTAAEFELPISAIKSDVVKFLKTNKSSYDIIFADPPYDMSQENFEEIATLVFENELLQEDGIMIIEHSKYTKMDHLMNFSFQKNYGGSYFTFFEFDNEEFEDTGISEDDELE; from the coding sequence ATGAGAATAATATCAGGAAAATATAAAGGAAGAAGGATTACAGCCCCTAAGAACCTGCCTGTAAGACCAACTACAGATATGTCTAAAGAATCGCTGTTCAATATCCTTAATAACCGCATTGATTTTGACGGACTTAAAGTACTTGACCTGTTTTCAGGCACAGGGAATATAAGTTATGAGTTCGGATCAAGAGGTGCGGATAATATAACATCGGTTGATGCCGATTTTGGTTGTATCAAGTTCATTAAGCAAACCGCTGCTGAATTTGAATTGCCAATTTCTGCCATAAAAAGTGATGTTGTTAAGTTCCTGAAAACCAACAAATCTTCTTACGATATAATTTTTGCCGATCCACCTTACGATATGAGTCAGGAGAATTTTGAAGAGATTGCAACACTTGTTTTTGAAAACGAACTGTTGCAGGAAGATGGCATTATGATTATCGAGCATTCAAAGTATACCAAAATGGATCACCTGATGAATTTCTCTTTCCAGAAAAATTATGGGGGATCCTACTTTACTTTCTTCGAATTTGATAATGAAGAATTTGAAGACACCGGTATTTCAGAAGATGATGAATTGGAATAA
- a CDS encoding DUF3575 domain-containing protein, producing MKKFFLIVLLFTVTLSFSQTYFKFNAPSTILGIPQVGVETSLGKKVTYQFDVLGAYWQSLNGAPFKTIMGISELRYHFTENYNGIYVGGHIGGSKFTLQKWNYINSNLYQKGYALFFGVTVGYQLKINEKWMVDMFMGGGNQQASYKGYYLGTDIRYEHVKNYNKSGEWLPYRAGIMFSYKL from the coding sequence ATGAAAAAGTTTTTTTTAATTGTTCTTTTATTTACTGTTACCCTTTCATTTTCACAAACTTATTTTAAGTTTAATGCACCTTCAACTATTTTGGGAATCCCTCAGGTTGGGGTGGAGACTTCATTGGGTAAAAAAGTTACTTATCAGTTTGATGTTTTAGGAGCGTATTGGCAATCATTAAATGGTGCTCCGTTTAAAACAATCATGGGTATTTCTGAATTAAGATATCATTTCACCGAAAATTATAATGGTATCTACGTGGGCGGTCACATTGGAGGCAGTAAATTCACTTTACAAAAATGGAATTACATCAACTCCAATCTTTACCAAAAAGGATACGCTTTGTTTTTTGGTGTTACCGTAGGCTATCAACTAAAAATAAACGAAAAGTGGATGGTTGACATGTTTATGGGAGGCGGTAATCAGCAGGCTAGCTATAAAGGCTATTACCTGGGTACCGATATTCGCTACGAGCACGTAAAAAATTATAATAAAAGTGGTGAATGGCTGCCTTATAGGGCAGGTATAATGTTTAGCTACAAATTATAA
- a CDS encoding DNA topoisomerase IB gives MRRLKNKLEKIGTDPKVTAKAVGLRYSLNCDKGYYRKREPNGFSYLDHDGNKVEDSEVLDRIKKLVIPPAWENVWISPFENGHLQVTGTDTKGRKQYRYHPEWNKIRNQSKFYRLRRFALALPDIRDQVEKDLRRKGLPYEKVVALVVKLIELTNIRIGNDAYKKLYGSFGLTTLRDKHVKFENTTVLFDFTGKKGVKHKIKLQSRRLAALVKKCRDIPGYELFQYYDDDGTHHSIGSADVNAYLKEITGEDFTAKDFRSWAGSLNALCAFHEIGEHTNITDCKKKIVNVLDSVAAKLGNTRTVCKKYYVHPTVIASYENGSIWNYKPVNKEEDRFNAEEKALLELLTTEDIAEVVA, from the coding sequence ATGCGAAGGCTTAAAAATAAACTCGAAAAAATAGGTACCGATCCAAAAGTTACCGCAAAAGCCGTTGGCTTACGTTATTCTTTAAATTGCGATAAAGGCTATTACAGAAAGCGGGAACCCAATGGCTTTTCCTATTTGGACCATGACGGCAATAAAGTTGAGGATTCCGAAGTTTTAGACCGTATTAAAAAACTGGTTATCCCTCCCGCATGGGAAAATGTATGGATATCGCCATTTGAAAATGGCCATTTGCAGGTAACAGGTACAGATACTAAAGGCAGAAAACAATATCGTTATCATCCGGAATGGAATAAAATACGTAATCAATCAAAATTTTACAGATTAAGGAGATTTGCCCTGGCTCTCCCTGATATTCGTGATCAGGTAGAAAAAGACCTTAGGCGCAAAGGACTTCCCTATGAAAAGGTTGTGGCACTGGTAGTTAAACTTATCGAACTAACTAATATCCGTATAGGTAATGATGCTTATAAAAAGCTTTATGGCTCCTTTGGGTTAACTACCCTTAGGGATAAACATGTAAAGTTTGAAAATACTACTGTACTATTTGATTTTACAGGAAAAAAAGGGGTTAAACATAAAATAAAACTGCAAAGCCGCAGGTTAGCAGCTTTAGTAAAAAAATGCCGCGATATTCCCGGATATGAGCTTTTCCAGTATTATGACGATGATGGTACCCATCATAGTATAGGCTCGGCCGATGTAAATGCCTATTTAAAAGAAATAACAGGAGAAGATTTTACCGCAAAAGATTTCAGGTCGTGGGCAGGAAGCCTTAACGCGCTATGCGCTTTTCATGAAATAGGTGAACATACTAATATTACAGATTGCAAAAAGAAAATTGTAAACGTATTGGATAGTGTAGCAGCAAAACTGGGCAACACAAGAACTGTTTGTAAAAAATATTATGTTCACCCTACAGTTATAGCTTCTTATGAAAATGGCTCCATTTGGAACTACAAACCTGTAAATAAGGAAGAAGACCGTTTTAATGCCGAAGAGAAAGCACTTTTGGAACTGCTAACAACGGAAGATATTGCCGAAGTGGTAGCCTAA
- the dnaX gene encoding DNA polymerase III subunit gamma/tau, translating to MEQFIVSARKYRPQTFKDVVGQQAITNTLLNAIDNNHLAQALLFTGPRGVGKTTCARILARKINQEGYDDPNEDFAFNVFELDAASNNSVDDIRNLIDQVRIPPQTGKYKVYIIDEVHMLSQAAFNAFLKTLEEPPRHAIFILATTEKHKIIPTILSRCQIFDFKRITVKDAKEHLAEVAKSQGIEFEDDALHIIAQKADGAMRDALSIFDRVVSYCGTNLTRQAVTENLNVLDYEYYVKVTDLVLENKIPELLLAYNDILAKGFDGHHFVAGLASHFRDLLVCKNPATLVLLEAGEAAQAMYGQQAQKAPQDFLLTAIDIANDCDLKYKASQNQRLLVELCLMQLASITFDGEKKKLTNL from the coding sequence ATGGAACAGTTTATAGTATCAGCCCGTAAATACCGCCCGCAAACCTTTAAGGATGTTGTAGGTCAGCAGGCTATTACCAATACGCTTCTAAATGCCATAGATAACAACCACCTTGCGCAGGCACTGCTTTTTACAGGCCCGAGAGGAGTTGGAAAAACAACCTGTGCGCGTATACTTGCCCGTAAAATTAATCAGGAAGGTTATGATGACCCTAACGAAGATTTTGCATTCAATGTATTTGAGCTCGATGCGGCATCAAACAACTCTGTAGACGATATTCGTAATCTTATTGACCAGGTTAGGATACCTCCGCAAACAGGAAAATATAAGGTTTATATCATCGACGAGGTACATATGCTTTCTCAGGCGGCCTTCAATGCGTTTCTTAAAACACTTGAAGAACCACCAAGACATGCCATTTTTATATTGGCGACTACCGAAAAACATAAAATCATTCCAACAATTTTATCGCGCTGTCAGATATTTGATTTTAAGCGTATAACGGTAAAAGACGCGAAAGAACACCTTGCAGAGGTAGCTAAAAGCCAGGGCATTGAATTTGAAGACGATGCATTGCATATAATTGCTCAAAAGGCTGATGGCGCCATGCGTGATGCCCTTTCTATTTTTGACAGGGTAGTTAGTTATTGTGGCACTAACCTAACACGTCAGGCTGTAACAGAAAACCTAAATGTACTTGATTATGAGTACTATGTTAAGGTAACCGACCTTGTTTTAGAGAACAAAATACCTGAGCTACTTTTAGCTTATAACGATATTTTAGCAAAAGGATTTGACGGACATCATTTTGTAGCGGGACTGGCTTCACACTTTCGTGATTTGTTAGTTTGTAAAAACCCTGCAACACTGGTATTACTTGAAGCCGGAGAAGCTGCACAGGCTATGTATGGCCAACAGGCTCAAAAAGCACCTCAGGATTTTTTACTAACAGCTATAGATATTGCTAACGACTGCGATTTAAAGTATAAGGCAAGCCAAAATCAAAGGCTTTTAGTTGAACTTTGCCTTATGCAGCTTGCCTCTATCACTTTTGATGGAGAAAAAAAAAAGCTGACAAATTTATAA